A stretch of Paraburkholderia phenazinium DNA encodes these proteins:
- a CDS encoding carbohydrate ABC transporter permease: MSDKAASIGRARQRQRAPAPLSRRRNRTALLFLLPGGLLFALYVIYPVISSILLSFYNWDGMTARAFVGLDNYRELFHSDTFYTALKNNVIWLVLFLLAPPFGLVFALYLNQSVRGIRLIKSLFFAPFVLPGVVVGLVFGWFYDPTFGLLKLIVGHGIPVLGDPRYVTYGIIFAALWPQIPFCMILYLTGLTGINSEIIEAARMEGAQGFALLWHVILPQLRPATFMAFVLTVIGALRSFDLISVMSGGGPFDSSTVLAYFMYDQAIKYYREGYSAAIAVVLFVIMLIFIVWQLRRLVRSET; the protein is encoded by the coding sequence ATGTCAGACAAAGCGGCCTCAATCGGCCGCGCACGCCAGCGCCAACGAGCACCTGCGCCGCTCAGCCGCCGGCGCAATCGCACCGCGTTGCTGTTTCTGCTGCCGGGCGGCCTGCTGTTCGCGCTGTATGTGATTTACCCGGTGATCAGCAGCATCTTGCTGAGCTTCTATAACTGGGACGGCATGACGGCGAGGGCGTTCGTCGGACTCGATAATTACCGCGAGCTGTTCCACTCCGATACGTTCTACACAGCGCTGAAGAACAACGTCATCTGGCTCGTGCTGTTTTTGCTGGCGCCGCCGTTTGGTCTCGTGTTCGCGCTGTATCTGAATCAGAGCGTGCGCGGCATCCGGCTCATCAAGTCGCTTTTCTTTGCTCCGTTCGTGCTGCCGGGCGTGGTGGTCGGGCTGGTGTTCGGATGGTTCTACGACCCCACCTTCGGCTTGCTGAAGTTGATCGTAGGACACGGCATACCGGTGCTTGGCGATCCGCGTTATGTGACCTACGGGATCATTTTCGCCGCGCTCTGGCCGCAGATTCCGTTCTGCATGATTCTCTATCTGACCGGGCTCACCGGCATCAACAGCGAAATCATCGAAGCGGCCCGCATGGAAGGTGCGCAGGGCTTCGCGCTGCTCTGGCATGTGATCTTGCCGCAACTTCGGCCCGCCACTTTCATGGCGTTCGTGCTGACGGTGATCGGCGCGCTACGCAGCTTCGACCTGATCTCGGTGATGAGCGGAGGCGGTCCGTTCGACAGCTCGACTGTGCTGGCCTATTTCATGTACGACCAGGCGATCAAGTATTACCGCGAAGGGTATTCCGCTGCGATTGCAGTGGTGCTGTTCGTGATCATGCTGATCTTTATCGTTTGGCAGTTGCGGCGGCTCGTGCGCAGCGAAACCTGA
- a CDS encoding DUF2000 domain-containing protein, which produces MEFDTKVVLVVREDLASWQKLNVTAFLATGIAAAAPEAIGKSYEDANGRHYAALLGQPVMIYGGDAAGVLRAFQQAQQRELTIAVYVKAMFSTGNDDDNRAAFRAESVDQPDLVGIALRGPRKMVDKAVKGLSLHP; this is translated from the coding sequence ATGGAGTTCGATACAAAAGTTGTGCTGGTGGTTCGTGAGGACCTGGCGTCGTGGCAAAAGCTCAACGTCACGGCGTTTCTGGCAACGGGGATTGCCGCGGCGGCGCCCGAAGCGATCGGCAAATCCTATGAGGACGCGAACGGCAGGCACTATGCCGCGTTGCTCGGGCAGCCCGTGATGATCTATGGCGGCGATGCAGCGGGAGTGTTGCGGGCGTTTCAACAGGCCCAGCAAAGAGAACTGACCATCGCGGTCTACGTGAAGGCGATGTTTTCCACTGGCAATGATGACGACAATCGGGCGGCGTTTCGCGCTGAGTCCGTGGACCAACCCGACCTTGTGGGGATCGCGCTGCGTGGCCCGAGGAAGATGGTCGATAAGGCCGTGAAGGGGTTATCGCTGCATCCGTGA
- a CDS encoding alkaline phosphatase family protein yields MANQLAAIQHIVVLMLENRSFDHMLGFLYTDQQNKSPSGQAFDGLTGNESNPASKKGESVKVYKIQSSDSNAYFQPGADPGEGYSATNSQLFGTATAPSPANATNQGFVTDYDYTLGWESKEPSWGVLKGTVASDIMGMYTPETLPVLSGLARGYAVCDQWFSSVPTETLPNRAFVCAGTSQGHMDDKTKTFTSPSIFGALSQHNQSWVIYGYTQQPLTRLNFPDTTNASDDHFGLFTDFQSAAKNGTLPAYSFLEPSWDAAGNSQHPNYDVALGEQFIHDVYYALRSNEAQWNQTLLIITYDEHGGCYDHVPPPLGAVPPDNTAGEYGFDFTRFGLRVPTVLVSPLIAPGTVFRVPAGTTPLDHTSILKTVETRWGVPALTARDAAAPDVGDALTLKTPRTDDPLSGVVVPTSKGTNPSADKPSHLQEVHAELVSRLPVPDAKGGMHHQMPALRTNAEYAHYIESRTQAWLAHRAGSQS; encoded by the coding sequence ATGGCTAACCAGCTTGCCGCGATTCAGCACATTGTCGTTCTGATGCTGGAGAACCGTTCTTTCGATCACATGCTTGGCTTCCTCTATACGGACCAGCAGAACAAATCGCCTTCCGGTCAGGCGTTCGACGGCCTGACCGGCAACGAATCGAACCCGGCCTCGAAAAAAGGCGAGTCCGTGAAGGTGTACAAGATTCAGTCGAGCGACAGCAACGCATACTTTCAGCCCGGCGCCGATCCAGGCGAAGGCTATAGCGCAACGAACTCGCAGTTGTTTGGCACGGCCACCGCGCCGTCGCCGGCCAACGCGACTAACCAGGGCTTCGTGACGGACTACGACTACACGCTTGGCTGGGAATCGAAGGAGCCGAGCTGGGGCGTGCTAAAGGGCACGGTCGCCTCGGACATCATGGGCATGTACACACCGGAGACGCTGCCAGTATTGTCAGGACTCGCGCGCGGTTACGCCGTATGCGACCAGTGGTTCAGTTCGGTGCCCACCGAGACCTTGCCGAATCGCGCCTTCGTGTGCGCGGGGACAAGCCAGGGACACATGGACGACAAGACCAAGACGTTTACGTCGCCGAGTATTTTCGGCGCGCTGTCGCAGCACAATCAAAGCTGGGTCATCTATGGATACACCCAGCAGCCACTCACACGTCTGAACTTCCCTGACACCACGAATGCGTCCGACGATCACTTCGGACTCTTCACGGACTTCCAGAGCGCAGCGAAAAACGGCACGCTGCCCGCATACAGCTTTCTCGAACCGAGCTGGGACGCAGCCGGCAACAGCCAGCATCCCAACTACGACGTCGCCTTGGGCGAGCAATTTATCCACGACGTGTACTACGCTTTGCGCAGCAACGAAGCGCAGTGGAATCAGACGCTCCTGATCATTACCTACGACGAGCACGGCGGATGCTATGACCACGTTCCGCCGCCGCTGGGCGCCGTGCCGCCTGATAACACGGCCGGCGAATATGGTTTCGACTTCACGCGCTTCGGCTTGCGCGTGCCAACGGTGCTGGTTTCGCCACTGATCGCACCAGGGACCGTGTTCCGCGTTCCAGCAGGCACGACGCCGCTCGACCACACTTCGATCCTGAAGACGGTCGAAACGCGCTGGGGTGTGCCTGCTCTCACGGCCCGCGACGCCGCCGCGCCCGACGTGGGCGACGCGCTAACGCTCAAGACGCCGCGTACCGACGATCCACTTTCCGGCGTGGTGGTGCCCACGTCGAAGGGCACGAATCCCTCGGCAGACAAGCCGTCGCACCTGCAGGAAGTGCACGCGGAACTGGTATCGCGACTGCCGGTACCGGATGCGAAGGGAGGCATGCATCATCAGATGCCCGCTTTGCGGACCAACGCGGAGTACGCGCATTACATCGAGTCACGCACCCAGGCATGGCTGGCGCATCGGGCAGGTTCGCAGAGCTAG
- a CDS encoding ABC transporter ATP-binding protein: MLRFENLCKHYGERTIFQGLHCSVDAGCVALNDESGSGKSILLSILAGEIEADAGEVWLGGHSLRSAPVAARAALAYVPDDCLPGSMEIGRDFLERIATERQTALDSRVLELADRFGLTAHLEKRFEQMSFGTRKKIFLTAASIGQPAVVIADEPGGGLDAPARGVLVELFKLLGQDRVVFFTSYDAALTSACEAKVVSFADLAAKA, encoded by the coding sequence ATGCTTCGATTCGAGAATCTGTGCAAACATTACGGTGAACGCACCATTTTTCAGGGACTGCATTGCAGCGTCGATGCAGGCTGCGTCGCGCTGAACGATGAGAGTGGGAGCGGGAAATCGATTCTGCTGAGTATCCTTGCCGGCGAGATCGAAGCGGACGCGGGCGAGGTCTGGCTCGGCGGTCATTCGCTGCGGAGCGCTCCTGTCGCGGCAAGAGCAGCGCTTGCCTACGTGCCCGACGACTGTCTCCCGGGTTCGATGGAAATCGGGCGCGACTTTCTCGAACGGATAGCGACGGAACGACAGACCGCGCTCGACAGCCGCGTGCTCGAACTCGCCGACCGGTTCGGCCTTACCGCGCATCTCGAGAAGCGCTTCGAGCAAATGTCGTTCGGCACGCGCAAGAAGATTTTCCTGACGGCAGCGTCGATCGGACAACCCGCCGTCGTCATCGCGGATGAACCGGGCGGCGGCCTCGACGCTCCTGCGCGTGGCGTCCTCGTCGAACTGTTCAAGCTGCTGGGGCAAGACCGTGTGGTGTTTTTCACGAGCTACGACGCGGCACTCACGAGCGCTTGCGAAGCGAAGGTAGTCAGTTTCGCGGATCTCGCTGCGAAAGCTTGA
- a CDS encoding beta-galactosidase, with translation MHLGVCYYPEQWPQHQWESDARRMAELGISRVRIAEFAWSRMEPEPGRYEWAWLDTAIETLAKHGLKVVLGTPTATPPRWLVELHPEILPVNKDGVTLKFGSRRHYDISSEVYREHCARIVEQMVQRYGKHPAVIAWQTDNELACHDTSPTYTEAARVRFGKWLAARYGEVARLNTAWGNVFWSMEYRSFDEIGLPNLTPTDANPSHWLDFRRFMSSEVASFHSLQGELIREHAPGRDLLHNFMGFFTSFDHYEFAESGLDVAAWDSYPLPRTEVLWFDDAEKHRWARTGHPDIPAFNHDLYRGVGKGRMWVMEQQVGPVNWAPYNPVPKAGMARLWTWEAFAHGAELVSYFRWRQAPFAQEQMHSGINAPDDKLTTGGHEIARVGRELAAFDRAAVASGAAATAEAKQAPVALLFDYPADWIVQIQRHGADFDYQRLVFEWYSCLREMGVDVDMLPATADLSGYRLIVAPSLPVVPDVLVAQIQAGHSHWLFGPRTGSKTAGYTIPATLPPGPLQAVLDVRVAQSESLRPTLRPAASFNDVQGQGRSWRDHVEAGPGVDVLASFDDGWPALVQSGRVRMTTACFDPALQRALLESSVRDAGIEVVDLPEGGRLRRLGKVRFAFNYGEKAWQVPAPEGAHFVLGGREIGSCDVAAWIETH, from the coding sequence ATGCATTTAGGAGTTTGCTATTACCCCGAGCAATGGCCGCAGCACCAATGGGAAAGCGATGCGCGCCGGATGGCGGAACTGGGCATCAGCCGTGTCCGGATCGCCGAATTTGCATGGAGCAGGATGGAGCCCGAACCGGGCCGCTATGAATGGGCATGGCTGGATACCGCGATCGAAACACTGGCAAAACACGGCCTGAAAGTCGTTCTTGGCACGCCCACGGCGACGCCGCCCAGGTGGCTGGTGGAACTGCATCCGGAGATTCTGCCGGTCAACAAGGATGGCGTCACCTTGAAGTTCGGCTCGCGACGTCACTACGATATTTCGAGCGAAGTGTATCGCGAGCATTGCGCGCGCATCGTCGAGCAGATGGTGCAGCGTTACGGCAAGCATCCCGCGGTGATCGCCTGGCAGACGGATAACGAACTGGCATGCCACGACACCTCGCCGACTTATACGGAAGCGGCCCGCGTGCGCTTCGGCAAATGGCTCGCGGCGCGCTACGGCGAAGTGGCGCGCTTGAACACGGCCTGGGGCAATGTGTTCTGGAGCATGGAGTACCGCAGCTTCGATGAAATCGGTTTGCCGAACCTCACGCCCACCGATGCGAATCCGAGCCACTGGCTCGACTTCAGGCGTTTCATGTCGAGCGAGGTGGCGAGCTTCCATAGCCTGCAAGGCGAACTGATTCGCGAGCATGCGCCGGGACGCGATCTGCTGCATAACTTCATGGGCTTTTTCACGAGCTTCGATCACTACGAGTTTGCCGAAAGCGGTCTCGATGTCGCCGCATGGGACAGTTATCCGCTGCCGCGCACGGAAGTGCTGTGGTTCGACGACGCCGAGAAGCACCGCTGGGCTCGCACCGGTCATCCCGACATCCCCGCTTTCAACCACGATCTGTACCGGGGCGTCGGCAAGGGGCGCATGTGGGTGATGGAACAGCAGGTCGGTCCAGTCAACTGGGCGCCGTATAACCCTGTGCCGAAAGCGGGCATGGCGCGTCTCTGGACCTGGGAGGCGTTTGCGCACGGCGCCGAACTGGTGTCGTACTTCCGCTGGCGCCAGGCGCCCTTTGCGCAGGAGCAGATGCATTCGGGCATCAACGCACCGGACGACAAGCTGACTACCGGTGGCCACGAAATTGCCCGTGTGGGACGTGAGCTGGCGGCGTTCGACCGGGCAGCCGTGGCTTCAGGCGCAGCGGCGACTGCCGAAGCGAAGCAAGCCCCTGTGGCTTTGCTGTTCGACTACCCGGCAGACTGGATCGTGCAGATCCAGCGTCACGGGGCCGATTTCGATTACCAGCGGCTGGTGTTCGAGTGGTACTCGTGTCTGCGCGAGATGGGCGTCGACGTGGACATGTTGCCCGCCACCGCCGACCTGAGCGGATACCGGCTGATCGTCGCCCCCTCGCTACCGGTGGTGCCGGATGTGCTGGTCGCGCAGATCCAGGCCGGCCACAGCCACTGGCTATTCGGCCCGCGCACGGGTTCGAAGACCGCGGGCTACACAATCCCTGCAACGTTGCCTCCTGGCCCGTTACAGGCCGTTCTGGACGTGCGGGTGGCGCAAAGCGAATCGCTACGTCCGACTCTGCGGCCAGCAGCAAGCTTCAACGACGTCCAAGGACAAGGCAGAAGCTGGCGCGACCACGTAGAAGCCGGTCCTGGCGTAGATGTGCTTGCCTCGTTCGATGATGGCTGGCCGGCGCTCGTGCAGTCCGGACGGGTCCGCATGACGACGGCCTGTTTCGACCCGGCGTTGCAGCGGGCGTTGCTTGAAAGCAGCGTGCGCGACGCCGGCATCGAGGTCGTCGATCTGCCGGAGGGCGGCCGTTTGCGTCGTCTCGGCAAAGTGCGCTTCGCCTTCAACTACGGTGAAAAGGCCTGGCAGGTGCCCGCTCCAGAGGGCGCACACTTTGTGCTGGGCGGCCGCGAAATCGGCTCATGTGACGTAGCGGCGTGGATCGAAACGCACTGA
- a CDS encoding carbohydrate ABC transporter permease — protein sequence MYPMPVSRWRPGSRLLYKISLPVALLLWLLPLLAVLVTSVRSSDELSAGNYWGWPEHFALVENYGTALTQTPMLHYFLNSVLITVPSVLVSIFLASMAGHALANYRFRGNLVVLAIFVAGNFVPVQILMIPVRQLTLDFGLYNTVLGLVLFHTAFQTGFCTLFLRNFIRALPYELIEAARVEGASEWSIYLRIVLPLIRPALAALGILVFTFVWNDYFWALCLTQGDDAAPITVGVAALRGQWTTSWNLVSAGSVLAALPSVVMFFAMQKHFVTGLTFGATKG from the coding sequence ATGTATCCGATGCCCGTTTCCCGCTGGCGGCCCGGTAGCCGTCTGCTCTACAAAATCTCTCTGCCTGTTGCGTTGCTGCTGTGGCTATTGCCCTTGCTCGCTGTGCTGGTGACGTCGGTGCGCTCCAGTGACGAGCTCTCCGCGGGCAATTACTGGGGTTGGCCCGAGCATTTCGCATTGGTCGAAAACTACGGTACGGCGCTCACGCAAACGCCGATGCTGCATTACTTCCTGAACAGCGTGCTGATCACCGTGCCCTCGGTGCTGGTGTCGATCTTCCTGGCATCGATGGCAGGGCACGCGCTCGCGAATTACCGCTTTCGCGGCAATCTCGTCGTGCTGGCGATTTTTGTGGCGGGCAATTTCGTGCCGGTGCAGATTCTGATGATCCCCGTGCGGCAGTTGACGCTGGATTTCGGCCTCTACAACACGGTGTTGGGACTGGTGCTGTTTCACACCGCGTTTCAGACGGGATTCTGCACGCTGTTCCTGCGCAACTTCATTCGCGCGCTGCCGTACGAGCTCATCGAAGCAGCACGCGTCGAAGGCGCGAGCGAGTGGTCGATCTACTTGCGCATCGTGCTGCCGCTCATACGTCCCGCACTCGCGGCGCTCGGCATTCTCGTCTTCACGTTTGTGTGGAACGACTATTTCTGGGCGCTGTGCCTGACGCAAGGCGATGACGCGGCGCCGATCACCGTAGGCGTCGCCGCGCTAAGAGGCCAGTGGACGACGTCATGGAATCTGGTTTCCGCGGGTTCTGTGCTGGCCGCACTGCCATCGGTCGTGATGTTCTTTGCCATGCAGAAGCATTTCGTGACCGGTCTCACGTTCGGCGCCACTAAGGGATAG
- a CDS encoding TetR/AcrR family transcriptional regulator, whose amino-acid sequence MGYSQAQKAESRQRVLENASRQIRENGIEALGVADCMRSAGLTHGAFYGHFASRDALIVEALEYALTQSRARIAARDNDAGKRSETPLQSIAEAFLDERHVNDPGTGCALCALAGEARHANADVRALLTRYLNELTARVAKAALRGGEKSALGIVATIVGAITLARAVDDDELAKSVLSSSLALVMTQDGDGDSVQ is encoded by the coding sequence ATGGGTTATTCACAGGCACAGAAGGCTGAGAGCAGGCAGCGTGTTCTGGAGAACGCGTCGCGGCAGATTCGCGAGAACGGTATCGAGGCGCTCGGCGTGGCCGATTGCATGCGCAGCGCCGGGCTGACGCACGGCGCGTTCTATGGACACTTCGCGTCGCGCGATGCGCTGATCGTGGAAGCGCTGGAATATGCGCTCACGCAAAGCCGGGCGCGCATCGCCGCGCGCGATAACGATGCGGGCAAGCGTAGCGAGACGCCGCTGCAGTCCATCGCCGAGGCCTTCCTTGATGAGCGTCACGTGAACGATCCCGGCACTGGATGTGCGCTGTGCGCGCTCGCGGGTGAAGCGCGGCATGCAAACGCAGATGTGCGCGCACTGTTGACGCGGTATCTGAATGAATTGACCGCACGTGTTGCCAAGGCGGCGCTTCGCGGCGGCGAGAAGTCGGCGCTTGGCATCGTGGCGACCATCGTAGGTGCGATCACGCTGGCGCGCGCAGTGGACGACGATGAACTGGCCAAATCGGTTCTTTCTTCGTCGCTCGCGCTCGTGATGACGCAGGACGGTGACGGCGATAGCGTGCAATAG
- a CDS encoding sugar efflux transporter, whose protein sequence is MNYSRLLSLARIPSFMSLAGATLMLGVAMSFTAPYLSLFGVERAGMTPLKLGLFMTLIAASGVAASGWAGKWSDRHGHHRTLLLAALGAAALGFLLLCFVRDYRALLIIGIAFLGAGGSALSLVFSFGRAALPVTNESERTFATATLRTVLSVAWVFGPSVGALVLAAIGFYGLFLFAAACFAGCGAIIWRMHEAPDGELHSVEDHIPGDPASSLEVTTVEPETPVKPDLVHPAAPPRMIWRSVLALTLIGLAANATMIVLPLYVTHGLHGTRIDVSVMLGLGAFLEIPMMLALGARGSSLNKLRWLAACAGVHMLYFLCVAAAGSISFLIPMQALNAFVVAVTSCLGMTYVQDLMPRSPGQATALFFNSARVGSILSGVLSGLLVAGVGYRGTFLFCGCLSLGAFILFADPPWRLMFRYVQDRWPGRRRD, encoded by the coding sequence ATGAACTACTCCCGGCTCCTCAGCCTCGCGCGCATCCCGTCCTTCATGTCACTGGCGGGCGCGACCTTGATGCTCGGGGTCGCCATGTCGTTTACCGCTCCGTATCTCTCGCTATTCGGCGTCGAGCGGGCCGGCATGACGCCGCTCAAGCTCGGGCTGTTCATGACGCTGATCGCGGCGAGCGGGGTGGCGGCAAGCGGTTGGGCCGGTAAATGGTCCGACCGCCATGGTCATCACCGCACGCTGCTGCTCGCGGCGCTGGGCGCGGCGGCGCTTGGTTTTCTGCTGCTGTGTTTCGTGCGCGACTACCGGGCGCTCCTGATAATTGGGATAGCGTTCCTCGGCGCAGGCGGCTCGGCGTTGTCGCTGGTGTTTTCGTTCGGCCGCGCAGCGCTGCCGGTGACGAACGAATCCGAGCGGACCTTTGCGACTGCGACGCTGCGCACGGTGTTGTCGGTCGCGTGGGTGTTCGGGCCTTCGGTGGGGGCGCTGGTGTTGGCTGCCATCGGTTTTTACGGGCTTTTCCTGTTCGCGGCGGCGTGTTTTGCCGGCTGCGGCGCGATCATCTGGCGCATGCATGAGGCGCCGGATGGCGAGTTGCACAGCGTGGAGGATCACATCCCCGGCGACCCGGCTTCGTCGCTCGAGGTCACCACGGTCGAGCCGGAGACGCCGGTCAAGCCCGATCTCGTTCATCCTGCGGCGCCGCCGCGCATGATCTGGCGCTCGGTGCTGGCACTGACGCTCATCGGTCTGGCCGCCAACGCGACGATGATCGTGTTGCCGCTCTACGTCACCCACGGACTGCACGGCACGCGCATCGACGTGTCGGTCATGCTCGGCCTTGGCGCCTTCCTCGAAATTCCGATGATGCTGGCGCTCGGCGCACGTGGCTCGAGTCTGAACAAGCTGCGCTGGCTGGCCGCGTGTGCCGGCGTGCATATGCTGTACTTCCTCTGCGTGGCGGCGGCCGGTTCCATCTCGTTCCTGATTCCGATGCAGGCGCTCAACGCTTTCGTGGTGGCCGTGACGTCCTGCCTCGGCATGACCTATGTGCAGGATCTGATGCCGCGCTCGCCTGGCCAGGCTACGGCGCTGTTCTTCAATTCGGCCCGTGTCGGCTCGATCCTCTCGGGTGTGCTATCAGGGTTGCTGGTGGCCGGAGTAGGGTACCGGGGTACGTTCCTGTTCTGCGGCTGCCTGTCGCTAGGGGCATTCATCCTGTTCGCCGATCCGCCGTGGCGGCTTATGTTCCGCTACGTTCAGGACAGGTGGCCGGGTCGCCGGAGAGACTGA
- a CDS encoding AraC family transcriptional regulator, with protein MAGPNWVDLRQHASTGIETLRAHFEGHAYDPHWHDAYLLGFTEQGVQQFDCRRARLQSTPGHVFMLEPGDIHDGHAPAQGGFTYSMLYLKPDWLTRELRTWSDEAPVTGQPQFPATLIDDIAFARAIATLFRVLRRAEEPRLARQTAIDGLLESLGRHLDWRLHGERDPRLPGVAQRARDYLHAHLHDDIGLDELAMACDVDRFRLTRAFKTSFGLAPHAYLIQLRLATARQWLARGVAPVEVAHALCFADQSHLGRWFRRAYGLTPAHYGKRCTNVPD; from the coding sequence ATGGCCGGGCCTAACTGGGTCGATCTGCGCCAGCACGCCAGCACCGGAATCGAAACGCTGCGCGCGCATTTCGAAGGTCATGCCTACGATCCGCACTGGCATGACGCGTATCTGCTTGGCTTTACCGAGCAGGGCGTTCAACAGTTCGATTGCCGCCGCGCGCGTCTGCAAAGCACGCCGGGTCACGTGTTCATGCTGGAGCCAGGCGATATCCACGACGGCCATGCACCGGCGCAGGGCGGCTTCACTTACTCGATGCTTTACCTGAAGCCGGACTGGCTCACGCGCGAACTGCGGACGTGGTCCGATGAGGCGCCCGTTACCGGACAGCCGCAGTTTCCCGCCACCTTGATCGACGACATTGCGTTCGCAAGGGCGATTGCAACACTGTTCCGCGTGTTGCGTCGCGCGGAAGAGCCGCGTCTTGCGAGGCAAACGGCTATCGACGGCTTGCTCGAAAGTCTTGGCCGCCATCTCGACTGGCGCTTGCATGGCGAGCGTGATCCCCGCTTGCCCGGCGTCGCACAACGCGCGCGAGATTATCTGCACGCACATTTGCACGACGATATTGGCCTTGATGAACTGGCGATGGCCTGTGACGTCGACCGGTTTCGTCTCACGCGCGCTTTCAAGACCAGCTTTGGGCTTGCTCCGCATGCGTATCTGATCCAGTTGCGGTTGGCGACAGCGCGTCAGTGGCTCGCCCGTGGCGTCGCGCCGGTCGAGGTCGCGCATGCGCTGTGTTTTGCCGACCAGAGCCACCTCGGCCGCTGGTTCCGGCGCGCTTACGGACTGACGCCTGCTCACTACGGCAAGCGTTGCACAAACGTTCCAGACTGA
- a CDS encoding PaaI family thioesterase, giving the protein MSDHPIDNPFLESLGVRLTQWREGYAELTMLIDASKLNRQGVLQGGAIATLLDAAAGYAGIFAPPGQTARHAFTLSLTTNYLDKGLGERVTAKGFLERQGRSIFFSRAEAWVDERILIASAQGTFKYSKTAG; this is encoded by the coding sequence ATGTCGGACCATCCCATCGACAACCCGTTTCTCGAATCGCTAGGCGTGCGGTTAACGCAATGGCGTGAGGGCTACGCCGAACTGACCATGCTGATCGACGCCAGCAAGCTCAACCGGCAGGGCGTCCTGCAAGGTGGCGCGATTGCCACCCTGCTTGACGCAGCAGCGGGATATGCAGGTATCTTTGCGCCGCCCGGCCAAACCGCGCGGCATGCGTTCACGCTTTCGTTGACCACCAACTATCTCGACAAAGGACTCGGCGAACGGGTGACCGCAAAAGGGTTTCTCGAGCGTCAGGGACGTTCGATCTTCTTTTCGCGCGCCGAGGCCTGGGTGGACGAGCGCATTCTGATTGCGAGTGCGCAAGGCACATTCAAGTATTCGAAAACGGCCGGGTAG
- a CDS encoding SDR family NAD(P)-dependent oxidoreductase → MRFTGKTALVTGGNSGIGFAAARLLIADGGRVAITGRDRAKLDAAVAELGENALGIQADLDDPAAIDSLFKQIQEAYGKLDIVFANAGIPGSTPLGSTTAAAFEAILRTNLTGVFLTVQGALPLMSAGGSIVLNGSVMRELGSPGSAAYSATKAGVTGMAKVFAAELIPRGIRVNTVIPGGTRTPIWTRGSRAGATVDQTEQAISPLIPMGRFATPEEVASAALFLASDDASGITAAEIVVDGGSTGAPWGAPAFRKG, encoded by the coding sequence ATGCGATTTACCGGAAAAACAGCGCTCGTGACGGGCGGCAATAGCGGCATCGGCTTTGCCGCGGCACGACTTCTGATCGCGGATGGCGGCCGCGTGGCGATCACGGGGCGCGATCGCGCAAAGCTGGATGCCGCTGTGGCGGAGCTGGGCGAAAACGCGCTCGGCATTCAAGCGGATCTGGACGATCCCGCAGCGATCGACTCGCTGTTCAAGCAGATTCAGGAAGCCTACGGGAAGCTGGACATCGTGTTCGCCAATGCGGGCATTCCGGGCTCGACGCCGCTCGGCAGCACAACGGCCGCCGCGTTCGAGGCGATTCTGCGCACCAACCTGACCGGGGTTTTCCTCACGGTGCAGGGCGCGCTGCCGTTGATGAGCGCAGGTGGCTCGATCGTGCTGAACGGATCGGTCATGCGCGAACTCGGCTCGCCGGGATCGGCGGCCTATTCCGCCACCAAGGCAGGCGTGACCGGAATGGCAAAGGTGTTTGCGGCGGAACTCATCCCGCGCGGCATCCGCGTCAACACTGTGATCCCGGGCGGCACGCGCACGCCGATCTGGACACGCGGCTCACGCGCCGGGGCAACTGTCGATCAGACCGAACAGGCAATCTCCCCGCTCATTCCGATGGGCCGCTTCGCCACGCCTGAGGAAGTCGCCTCAGCGGCGCTGTTCCTGGCTTCGGACGATGCGTCGGGAATCACGGCGGCGGAAATCGTCGTCGACGGCGGCTCGACAGGTGCGCCGTGGGGCGCACCGGCGTTCCGCAAAGGCTAA